Proteins from one Telopea speciosissima isolate NSW1024214 ecotype Mountain lineage chromosome 1, Tspe_v1, whole genome shotgun sequence genomic window:
- the LOC122648972 gene encoding mitochondrial substrate carrier family protein B-like isoform X1: protein MQTEARVGVVVEGGQRTLSSAHAGVVDGGARKFVQQQQQQQQSLQQKSQIGSVTHLLAGGIAGAVSKTCTAPLARLTILFQVQGMHSDVANLSKPCIWREASRILNEEGVRAFWKGNLVTIAHRLPYSSISFYAYERYKNLLQLIPGLQSNGENLSADICVRLVGGGLAGITAASMTYPLDLVRTRLAAQRNVTYYRGIWHALCTISRDEGALGLYKGLGATLLGVGPSIAISFSVYETLRSVWQRERPQDSTVLVSLACGSLSGLASSTVTFPLDLVRRRMQLEGAAGRARVYKTGLFGTFRHITRTEGLRGLYRGILPEYYKVVPSVGIVFMTYETLKMFLSDLSHN, encoded by the exons ATGCAAACGGAGGCTCGAGTTGGTGTTGTCGTCGAGGGCGGGCAGAGAACTCTCAGTTCTGCCCATGCTGGTGTCGTCGATGGCGGTGCTCGGAAGTTTGtccagcaacaacaacagcagcaacaatcgTTGCAGCAAAAGTCGCAGATAGGATCGGTCACTCATCTTCTCGCGGGAGGCATTGCAGGCGCCGTCAGTAAAACATGTACAGCGCCGCTTGCTCGCCTTACCATCCTCTTTCAG GTACAAGGCATGCACTCTGATGTTGCAAACTTGAGCAAGCCTTGCATTTGGCGTGAGGCTTCACGTATCTTAAATGAAGAAGGTGTTAGAGCATTCTGGAAAGGGAATCTTGTCACAATCGCCCATCGTCTTCCTTATTCTTCTATCAGCTTCTATGCTTATGAACGCTACAAGAAT TTACTGCAGTTGATTCCTGGGCTGCAAAGTAATGGAGAAAACTTAAGTGCAGACATTTGTGTGCGACTAGTGGGTGGTGGTTTGGCTGGAATAACAGCTGCATCCATGACATATCCATTGGATCTTGTGAGGACACGTCTTGCAGCTCAG AGAAATGTAACATACTACAGAGGTATTTGGCATGCTCTGTGTACAATTAGCAGAGACGAGGGTGCTCTTGGCCTATATAAAGGTCTTGGAGCGACATTATTG GGGGTTGGGCCCAGTATAGCAATTAGCTTCTCAGTTTATGAGACATTGAGATCTGTTTGGCAGAGAGAAAG GCCCCAAGATTCTACAGTACTTGTCAGCCTAGCTTGTGGCAGTCTTTCAGGACTTGCATCATCCACAG TAACATTTCCTTTGGATCTTGTAAGACGACGGATGCAGTTGGAAGGGGCAGCAGGTCGAGCCCGTGTGTATAAGACAGGTCTGTTTGGTACATTCAGGCACATTACAAGGACTGAAGGCCTGAGGGGTCTGTACCGGGGGATATTGCCAGAATACTACAAGGTTGTCCCAAGTGTGGGCATCGTCTTCATGACTTATGAGACATTAAAGATGTTTCTATCAGATTTATCTCACAATTAG
- the LOC122648972 gene encoding mitochondrial adenine nucleotide transporter ADNT1-like isoform X2 yields MQTEARVGVVVEGGQRTLSSAHAGVVDGGARKFVQQQQQQQQSLQQKSQIGSVTHLLAGGIAGAVSKTCTAPLARLTILFQVQGMHSDVANLSKPCIWREASRILNEEGVRAFWKGNLVTIAHRLPYSSISFYAYERYKNLLQLIPGLQSNGENLSADICVRLVGGGLAGITAASMTYPLDLVRTRLAAQRNVTYYRGIWHALCTISRDEGALGLYKGLGATLLGVGPSIAISFSVYETLRSVWQSHQAPRFYSTCQPSLWQSFRTCIIHSNISFGSCKTTDAVGRGSRSSPCV; encoded by the exons ATGCAAACGGAGGCTCGAGTTGGTGTTGTCGTCGAGGGCGGGCAGAGAACTCTCAGTTCTGCCCATGCTGGTGTCGTCGATGGCGGTGCTCGGAAGTTTGtccagcaacaacaacagcagcaacaatcgTTGCAGCAAAAGTCGCAGATAGGATCGGTCACTCATCTTCTCGCGGGAGGCATTGCAGGCGCCGTCAGTAAAACATGTACAGCGCCGCTTGCTCGCCTTACCATCCTCTTTCAG GTACAAGGCATGCACTCTGATGTTGCAAACTTGAGCAAGCCTTGCATTTGGCGTGAGGCTTCACGTATCTTAAATGAAGAAGGTGTTAGAGCATTCTGGAAAGGGAATCTTGTCACAATCGCCCATCGTCTTCCTTATTCTTCTATCAGCTTCTATGCTTATGAACGCTACAAGAAT TTACTGCAGTTGATTCCTGGGCTGCAAAGTAATGGAGAAAACTTAAGTGCAGACATTTGTGTGCGACTAGTGGGTGGTGGTTTGGCTGGAATAACAGCTGCATCCATGACATATCCATTGGATCTTGTGAGGACACGTCTTGCAGCTCAG AGAAATGTAACATACTACAGAGGTATTTGGCATGCTCTGTGTACAATTAGCAGAGACGAGGGTGCTCTTGGCCTATATAAAGGTCTTGGAGCGACATTATTG GGGGTTGGGCCCAGTATAGCAATTAGCTTCTCAGTTTATGAGACATTGAGATCTGTTTGGCAG TCACATCAGGCCCCAAGATTCTACAGTACTTGTCAGCCTAGCTTGTGGCAGTCTTTCAGGACTTGCATCATCCACAG TAACATTTCCTTTGGATCTTGTAAGACGACGGATGCAGTTGGAAGGGGCAGCAGGTCGAGCCCGTGTGTATAA
- the LOC122649192 gene encoding BEL1-like homeodomain protein 9, with protein sequence MAEGFEPFHVPQQSRRDKLRVVSQSHPTCDDAAAALQGCVGFLPIYDPSLLSSDMLTCGNPLGGGVTGTATTATATMEISKQNPVCAVKAEGGNLMGYVGGFINASSSSSSSHQPFLDPQSSLACNPFLYTAQNLRDLDHSFNGGEVVPFKPTPLSLAHAHDSVSTGQGLSLSLSSNHPGQHNLPLELNLQQYESEVFDEKCMGGYVASTSNDVSRSTVPLGPFTGYASVLKGSRFLKPAQQLMEELCDVGRGVLSDRSYGNSSLIDPSIENLGEVGVGVVDDSLTCGDPNRSELRRKKTTLLSMLDEVYKRYKMYYQQMHAVVASFESVAGLGNAAPYASFALKTMSKHFRCLKNAITDQLQLSKALGEGSYEKDGAPRLGTADRGLNSQRPVHNLSILDHQHVWRPQRGLPERAVAVLRAWLFDHFLHPYPTDTDKQMLAKQTGLSRSQVSNWFINARVRLWKPMVEEIHMLETRQAQKASEAEDQNSNKTVDQPPQSNPLPSNKTPQTSTATLNTQNPPTKRSRSELPIAPNQNDHLNNNFTYNNLSSHHHVGMSSAVGNSSGVSLTLGLRQDNVIGLSEPFPMNIVHRFGLEANNEGCVVGSFEAPNRHFGKDIGGQFLHDFVG encoded by the exons ATGGCGGAGGGTTTCGAGCCCTTTCATGTCCCGCAACAAAGTAGAAGAGATAAGCTCAGAGTTGTCTCTCAATCGCACCCAACTTGCGATGATGCAGCAGCTGCTCTACAAGGGTGCGTTGGTTTCCTCCCTATATATGatccctctctcctctcctccgATATGCTAACCTGCGGCAACCCACTTGGTGGAGGTGTGACTGGAACTGCGACTACTGCTACCGCAACTATGGAGATTTCTAAGCAAAACCCAGTTTGTGCTGTTAAGGCGGAAGGAGGGAATTTAATGGGTTACGTTGGAGGATTCATAAAtgcttcttcttcgtcttcttcatctCATCAGCCTTTCTTGGATCCACAGTCTTCCCTTGCCTGTAACCCTTTTCTTTACACGGCTCAGAATCTCAGAGATCTTGATCATTCCTTTAATGGTGGTGAAGTGGTCCCCTTCAAGCCTACGCCCTTATCGTTAGCTCATGCCCATGATTCTGTTTCCACTGGGCAAGGCCTGTCGCTGTCCTTATCATCTAACCATCCTGGACAGCATAATCTGccgctggaactgaatttgcaacagTATGAGTCTGAGGTGTTCGATGAAAAGTGTATGGGAGGATATGTAGCTTCCACGTCCAACGATGTGTCCAGAAGTACTGTCCCTCTCGGCCCATTTACGGGCTACGCTTCTGTTTTGAAAGGGTCAAGGTTTCTGAAGCCTGCGCAGCAGCTCATGGAGGAGCTTTGTGATGTGGGTAGAGGAGTTTTAAGTGATAGAAGCTATGGAAACTCCTCTTTGATAGATCCTTCTATTGAAAACTTGGGTgaagttggagttggagttgttGATGATTCACTCACTTGTGGAGATCCTAATCGTAGTGAGCttcgaaggaagaagacaactCTACTATCAATGCTGGATGAA GTGTACAAGAGATACAAGATGTACTACCAACAAATGCATGCGGTTGTTGCTTCATTTGAATCTGTTGCTGGGCTTGGCAATGCGGCCCCTTACGCATCATTTGCCCTCAAAACAATGTCGAAACACTTCAGGTGCTTGAAGAATGCCATTACCGACCAACTTCAATTAAGCAAAGCTCTTGGGGAGGGAAGTTATGAAAAGGACGGAGCTCCTAGGTTGGGGACTGCCGACCGAGGCCTTAATAGCCAGAGACCTGTTCATAACTTGAGCATTCTTGATCATCAACATGTTTGGCGACCCCAAAGAGGACTTCCAGAACGTGCAGTAGCTGTTCTCAGGGCATGGTTATTTGACCACTTCCTTCACCC TTACCCTACTGATACTGACAAGCAAATGTTGGCTAAACAGACGGGTCTATCAAGGAGCCAG GTCTCTAACTGGTTCATCAATGCTAGAGTAAGACTTTGGAAGCCGATGGTAGAGGAAATTCACATGCTTGAAACACGACAAGCTCAAAAAGCATCAGAGGCTGAGGACCAGAATTCCAATAAGACTGTCGACCAACCGCCTCAATCAAACCCACTGCCCTCCAACAAAACACCACAGACCAGTACTGCAACCCTGAATACTCAAAACCCCCCAACAAAGCGTAGCAGAAGTGAACTTCCCATTGCACCCAACCAAAATGATCATCTGAACAACAACTTTACATACAATAATCTATCAAGCCATCACCATGTAGGTATGAGCAGTGCAGTGGGAAACAGCAGTGGGGTTTCACTGACACTAGGCCTGCGCCAGGATAATGTAATCGGTTTATCCGAGCCTTTTCCAATGAACATAGTTCATCGGTTTGGCCTTGAAGCAAACAACGAAGGATGTGTAGTTGGTAGCTTCGAAGCCCCAAATCGACACTTTGGGAAAGACATTGGAGGACAGTTTCTGCATGACTTTGTTGGCTGA